One segment of Solanum lycopersicum chromosome 1, SLM_r2.1 DNA contains the following:
- the LOC101258686 gene encoding uncharacterized protein, producing MNTPALSLRHNHFLNGSSALVSGIRLPRSSSSPFRVRMSLQENGPSVAVVGVTGAVGQEFLSVLSDRNFPYRSLKLLASKRSAGKSMKFEERDYTVEELTEDSFDGIDIALFSAGGSISKKFGPLAAQKGTIVVDNSSAFRMDENVPLVIPEVNPEAMAHVKLGSGKGALIANPNCSTIICLMAVTPLHRRAKVKRMVVSTYQAASGAGAAAMEELVQQTREVLEGKEPTCNIFNQQYAFNLFSHNAPVQPNGYNEEEMKLVKETRKIWSDKDVKVTATCIRVPVMRAHAESVNLQFENPLDENTARDILKNAPGIVVVDDRASNRFPTPLEVSNKDDVAVGRVRRDVSQDGDYGLDIFVCGDQIRKGAALNAIQIAEMLL from the exons ATGAACACTCCGGCACTTTCTCTCCGTCACAACCATTTCCTCAATGGCAGCTCCGCTCTGGTATCCGGCATTCGTCTACCACGCTCCTCCTCTTCCCCTTTCCGTGTCCGTATGTCTCTCCAGGAAAACGGTCCATCCGTCGCCGTCGTCGGTGTTACTGGCGCCGTCGGTCAAGAGTTTCTATCCGTTCTATCTGACCGTAACTTCCCGTACCGTTCTCTTAAACTCCTTGCTAGCAAAAGATCAGCTGGAAAATCGATGAAGTTTGAGGAACGAGATTATACTGTTGAAGAGCTCACTGAGGATAGTTTTGATGGTATAGATATTGCATTGTTTAGTGCTGGTGGTTCAATTAGTAAGAAATTTGGACCCTTGGCTGCTCAAAAGGGAACAATTGTAGTGGATAATAGCTCCGCTTTTCGGATGGATGAGAATGTGCCTCTTGTGATTCCAGAAGTGAATCCTGAAGCTATGGCACATGTCAAGCTTGGTTCTGGAAAGGGAGCTCTTATTGCGAATCCGAATTGCTCTACTATTATTTGCTTGATGGCTGTTACTCCTCTCCATCGTCGTGCTAAA GTCAAACGCATGGTTGTTAGTACATATCAGGCAGCTAGTGGTGCTGGTGCTGCTGCAATGGAAGAGCTAGTGCAGCAGACTCGTGAG GTCCTGGAGGGAAAAGAACCAACCTGCAATATCTTTAACCAGCAG TATGCTTTTAATCTTTTCTCACATAATGCACCTGTTCAACCCAATGGATATAATGAAGAGGAAATGAAGCTGGtcaaagaaacaagaaaaatatgg AGTGACAAGGATGTCAAGGTTACTGCAACATGTATACGTGTTCCTGTTATGCGTGCACATGCTGAAAGCGTGAATCTTCAATTTGAGAATCCCCTCGATGAG AATACTGCAAGGGATATTcttaaaaatgcaccaggtataGTTGTAGTCGATGACCGTGCAAGTAATAGATTCCCAACCCCACTTGAAGTTTCCAATAAAGACGATGTTGCAGTTGGGAGAGTACGTCGTGATGTTTCTCAAGATGGAGATTATGG GCTGGACATCTTTGTTTGTGGTGATCAAATACGCAAAGGAGCCGCCCTTAATGCTATCCAGATTGCAGAAATGTTGTTGTAG
- the LOC101258093 gene encoding SEC14 cytosolic factor isoform X1, whose amino-acid sequence MDTNQEIALTQMRKSVEKLGSSTESYGEKTLMRFLIARSMNPEKAAKMFCQWKKWRAEMVPLGYITDSEVADELAAEKIYLQGLSKNGHPVVMVKSNKHFPSKDQVQFKKFVVHLLDKTIASSFNGRETGNEKLIGVVDLQHITYNNADLRGLITGFQFLQAYYPERLAACYLLHMPQFFVTVWKFVCRFLDKATQEKVRIVTSEEQMQEFIREVGEDVLPEEYGGRAKLVLLQNVTVNY is encoded by the exons ATGGATACAAATCAGGAAATTGCATTGACACAAATGAGAAAATCTGTTGAAAAGCTTGGATCTTCTACTGaa AGTTATGGAGAGAAGACATTGATGAGGTTCTTGATTGCAAGATCAATGAACCCAGAGAAAGCTGCTAAGATGTTTTGTCAGTGGAAAAAATGGAGGGCTGAAATGGTCCCACTTGGGTACATTACTGATTCTGAAGTTGCAGATGAATTAGCTgctgaaaaaatttatttgcaGGGATTATCCAAGAATGGCCACCCTGTTGTGATGGTTAAAAGTAACAAACATTTTCCTTCCAAGGATCAAGTTCAATTCAAGA AATTTGTGGTTCATCTACTAGACAAAACAATTGCAAG TTCGTTCAATGGTAGAGAAACAGGAAATGAGAAACTTATTGGAGTTGTTGATCTCCAACATATTACCTATAACAATGCTGATCTTCGTGGACTGATCACTGGTTTTCAGTTTTTACAG GCGTACTACCCTGAGCGCTTAGCTGCTTGTTACCTTTTACACATGCCACAATTCTTTGTCACCGTATGGAAATTTGTTTGTCGCTTCCTTGATAAAGCTACTCAGGAGAAG GTTAGGATTGTTACAAGTGAAGAACAAATGCAAGAGTTCATCAGAGAGGTTGGCGAAGACGTCTTACCAGAGGAGTATGGAGGGCGCGCTAAACTTGTACTTCTGCAGAATGTTACTGTGAACTACTAA
- the LOC101258093 gene encoding uncharacterized protein isoform X2 — MDTNQEIALTQMRKSVEKLGSSTESYGEKTLMRFLIARSMNPEKAAKMFCQWKKWRAEMVPLGYITDSEVADELAAEKIYLQGLSKNGHPVVMVKSNKHFPSKDQVQFKKFVVHLLDKTIASSFNGRETGNEKLIGVVDLQHITYNNADLRGLITGFQFLQVRIVTSEEQMQEFIREVGEDVLPEEYGGRAKLVLLQNVTVNY; from the exons ATGGATACAAATCAGGAAATTGCATTGACACAAATGAGAAAATCTGTTGAAAAGCTTGGATCTTCTACTGaa AGTTATGGAGAGAAGACATTGATGAGGTTCTTGATTGCAAGATCAATGAACCCAGAGAAAGCTGCTAAGATGTTTTGTCAGTGGAAAAAATGGAGGGCTGAAATGGTCCCACTTGGGTACATTACTGATTCTGAAGTTGCAGATGAATTAGCTgctgaaaaaatttatttgcaGGGATTATCCAAGAATGGCCACCCTGTTGTGATGGTTAAAAGTAACAAACATTTTCCTTCCAAGGATCAAGTTCAATTCAAGA AATTTGTGGTTCATCTACTAGACAAAACAATTGCAAG TTCGTTCAATGGTAGAGAAACAGGAAATGAGAAACTTATTGGAGTTGTTGATCTCCAACATATTACCTATAACAATGCTGATCTTCGTGGACTGATCACTGGTTTTCAGTTTTTACAG GTTAGGATTGTTACAAGTGAAGAACAAATGCAAGAGTTCATCAGAGAGGTTGGCGAAGACGTCTTACCAGAGGAGTATGGAGGGCGCGCTAAACTTGTACTTCTGCAGAATGTTACTGTGAACTACTAA